The sequence CCCTCCAGAGGAAAACTGCTCTCAGACCTCCCAGCCCTCCCAGCCTGGCCGGGGGCCGGGGGTCCTGAGAATGCCCCAGAGGCCCAGCCCGGGCACCTGGCAAGTAGAAGACAGCAGAGACCCCCAGGAGGCTGGATGAGGCCAGACCACACCCAGCCGCTTTGACCTGGTCATAGGTTTCTGGAGGCTTCTTCAGGAGGGCATGCTTTGTCCTGTGTGGACACCCTTGCCCTTGCCAGCATCTCGGGACAGCGGGGCAGGGCATGTGCAGGGGGGCACACAGCCACACAGCATGGCCAGCACACGCCTTGGTCACGAAAGGGCTGCAGCCCACCTTATGGAACCCAGGAGGCCACTGCAGCCTGCCAGGGGCCATGGCACCGGCCACCACCCAGCTGCACATGGGGGAGAAGCGTCCCTTTCAGAAGTGTCGCTCGATATCATTATCCTCGTCACGAGGCACCCCTGCTCTTCTCCAGGATGCACGTGAGGACTGAGGCCACTCCCAGGGTCCCCCAAACCAGCTTCAGAAGCACCAGTGACGGCAGGGCACAGCTTGCCCCCCATCCACGGACAATGGGCAGCAGAATCTGCCCTGAACTGTGCACTTCAGCGTGTGGGCTGCTGGAGCCTCATAACTGCAGGCTTGGGAGCCCCCAGGCCCCGCCTCACCCGGTAAAGCTGGTTGAGCCGAGTTGCCACCCAACAGCTTTGAGAAGGGGCCGCCAGGCTGGAAGGCCAGGAAGCTGGTGCGGAGCTCGCCTAACTGTTCCCAGCCCCCGGCCCTCAGGCCTGACATCACGCATTGAGGAGTGGAGTTAGGGGTCCTCTGGGGCTCTCGGGAAtgccacactccaggctgggcacctCACTAGCAGCATGAGCGAGTGTGCAGGCAGGAATGCCGTCCTGGGCCCTGCTGGGGAGTGGGCCCGAGCTGGCGCCAGGCCCTCATGACCCAGTATTTCCCCAGCTTGTAAAACGAGGGACCCCAGTGATTTCCCTGTGGTGTGTGTCCTTAGGAATTAACACACATACCATGTTCTCTAACCATATCGGAAgctaaaaatcagtaacagataTCTGGAAAATccctaaatatttggaaattaaataatataccaCTAAATAACCCACAGGTCAGAGTGGCCACCAGGAGACTAGGCACCAGTTACTAGAGAACCAGGCACAGCAACACATGCTCAGGAGCGCGGCCGGCCATGGGACCGTCCTGTCTGCCAGGCGCCCAGGGCTGAGGCCCCATGGTGGTTCCAGTGAGGGAGTGAAGCCCAGACAGCCAAGGGCCTGGGGGCGCTGCTGCCACAGAGACGAAGGAAAGGGAGTGAGGGGACAGACGAAGAAGATGGCGGCTGGTCTTATGCCAAGAAAGGCCCATGCAAAAGGAACAGTGAAAGCTGTGGGGGCTGCCATCGTGTCTGGGTAGCCAGGTCACCTGTTCCAGGGAACCTCCTGGGTCAGCTGGGGCGGTGCGAGGGCTGGCAGCCATCTGGGGAGGGGGCCGGCTCAGCATGAAGAACAAAGCCACAGGTGCTTTCCATGAAATGGGCGAAAGCCTGCTTCTCTGCTGGGAGGGCAGCCAGGGTACAGGAGGCCTCGAGGACCCCAGTGCTGGGCCCCCAGCACCCTGCGTGTCCCTGAACTGCCTGCACTAGGGTGGCTCAGCCACCAGGCAGTGGCCTGACCCCAGTCGGGTGGGGGATCCCTGTACACTGCCCAGTATCTCAGGACAATAAAACCACAACAGCCTGTGTCCGGCTCcacaattaaaaacagaactttaCTCCTCCAAGTGTTCAGGTGTACACTTGGGGAACAGCTGTGCCCCGTGCCACACGGTCAGTTGGCAGGCCTGCCTCTGTTCACTGCGGACCTGGTCGGTGGGTGACCAGCAGATGCCTGGCCTCTGGCTGCCTCTCTCGCAGGCTGGGTGTGGGCTGTTTCTCGTCAGCAGGGCCACGGGCTTCTGAGGCGTGCTTGTCCTGGAACACAGAACACCCAGATGGTGGGGTGCCCTCGACCCCAGCCAGACCCCAGACAGTGCtaggacagacagacaggaacCAAGGCCACCCCAGCGCCAGTCACTCCTGGTCTGCTTGGTGAACCTGACCCACATGTGCCAAGGGCCAGGCCACCTGCTGTCTGGGCACCAGGGCCCCAGCAGTGAAGTCAGCCCGGTGGGCTGTGGTTGTGATGGTGGGGAGATGACGGAGCGATGCACGGGAACCGGGCACCACCAGAGCACAGCGGCCAGGGAGGAGCCCAGACCCCAACAAAGGTAGGGAACAAACCTGTGGTGAGGGGCGCAGGGGTGCCGAGGCCCGAGGCGCGGGTGGCCAGCAGGAAGGATGTAGGTTAAATGCTTCTCCCCCTGGAGGGCCTCCAGGACCCCGGACCTGCCCACCTAACCCAGCACAGCTGCTGTGGGCGCTGAAGGCCGAGCAGAGGCAAGACCCCCTGTCTGGACCACTCTGTCCCCTGGGCCGTGGGGCAGCGGCCTCCCCACTCAGGACTCACCTGCTGCTCACACCAGCCGCCTCCGCTTCCGGGTGTGCCTGGCATGCCGGGTTCTGAGCACATCAAGGTCGTCAACATCAAGGTCATTAAAAGCATCCaggcaggaggaggcagagcaTCTACCAGAGTCTGGGGGTCCCTGAAACAAAATCCAGGCAGTGGGGACCCGAGTGACCCCCATCCCCCGCGCCATGATGGGCGAGGAAGGGACAGGGAGAAGGGGCCCTGTGGGCGAGTGTACCACTTGGGACCGGGCACCCTCAGCTTGGGCAGGAGCTACTCCAGGCACTCCTGGGGCCACACATgactgtgctctccctccctcagGGGCTCTGACCCTGTCTAAGCCATCCCTGTGGCAGGCCTCCTGCTCCCCCATGGGGCGGCCATCACACCCCGGCAGGGCAGGAGGCTGTACATGGATGTGGCACGGGGGGCCTCTTCCCCTGGCCGGCCGGGGTCCTCCGCCCACTCTCAGGCATTGCTTCCTCCCTCACTTCAGCCTAGTGACTTGTGAAGCACAACCCTGGGGAGAGATGGAAGGCCTGCCACATTCCCTACGACAGGCCCACAGGTTCAGGCTGAGGCTGCCTGCTTCTGGTGGTTTCTCAGGGAGGCCAGCCACCGGCTGCTGCAAGTGGGCACCCTGGCACCAGGTGAGAAGGCCTCTCTGGGGGCCCCATCCACGTGCTTTCTGCTTCAGGGTTCCGAACATGGTTTTGCCTTCAGAGCTTCGAAAACTTCCCAAGGATACTGAGAGAGGTGACAGCTGAGAGGGACTTTTGGGACCCCAGAAATCCAGGGACAAACACAGCCACTACCCTCCACTGTGCCCATGGCCCACCCTGCTCAGAGCTGGGTGAGCATCTGCCCCAGAGCTTCTCACTGACAAGGCCACCTGGCTGGGCAGCACCAGGACAGCCGGAGGCTCCTGCATGAGAATGAggcctctcttctcttttccacaCTGCCCCAAAGGGAGGCCACTTCTGCAGAATCTACACGCAACTGGGCAGGCCAAGAGCCAGCTTCCTCCTCCTGAGACACCCAGCAGCCAGCCTTCCTGCCCACAACTTCTACCGGCCCCCATCCCACCGCCGTAGGCAGGCAAGGGCGCCCCAGGGACCGCCGCCTGCCGTGGGGAAGTGGGGCCGGGCACACCCCTTACCTGAATGTGGCATGTGGCCGCCGTGCAGCCCGGCTGCCCGTCCCTGTCTGCGAGTTCCAGCTCGCTCAGGAGGTCCTCATCGTCACTCTCGGAGCCTGCTATCGAGGCTGCTGAGAGGGTGGTGCGGATGCCGTGGGGGGCCAGGGTGGCCAGGAGCGCAGGGAGGGTGAAGGTCGCCAGGAACCGCGCCCGCAACAGGAGGTAGGCTGGGTTGTCCCGGAGCTGCCCCCGCACCAGCCCCAGTGAGGCTTGTAGCGCTCCAGTTGGCCGCTCAGCCTCGCCCCCCGCCACCAGGGAGGCGGCCTTGTGCTCCAGGGCCTTCTTGTGGAGCAGGAGGCTGGACAGCGCTCGAAGGCTGCACAGGGCCGGGGGCTGGTAGGGCAGTCTGCTTCCCAGAAGACGTACCCGCACCCCACGCTGCCCTCCCAGCCACTGCTGTGTGGCCGCCTCACCCTCCTGGGACAGCAGGCCCAGGTCCAGGGCCCCCTTCTCAggcccaggctggggcagggatgGCTTCTCCAGGTCCAGCCCCTTGGGCTCTTGTGTTTCTGAGGGGGACCCCAGCGTCCCCCCTGGCTCACTTGCTGGAATGACACCACCAAGGGGTGGCAGCCTCCTGGGCAAGGGGGGTTCTGCTTCATGGGGGTCAGCCTGGGAGGATGTCCTGGGTGCAGGTATCTCCCTGGCCACCTGGGCCTCTCCAGGGACAACAGCCACACTGTCATCCACTTctgcaggactttgggaggcggcgtgtgtggcaggggctggggggacTGTCCTGCAGGAAGGCTGTGGTCCTGAGTTCACATTGGCTGGGGGCTGCCAAGAGCTACTCAACGCTGGGGCCCCGGGGCCCTGGGCCGCCTGAGCTTCAGTCAGGGGAGGCAGCAGAGTGGCCACCAGCCCTGTGGGGCCAGGCGTCCCTGCTGGACTGGAAAGGCCCACCACAGCTGGCACAGGAACAGGGAGAAGCCCCTGGGCTGTGAGCACCCAGGTGACAGGCAGGGGGACACTGGCCGCCACACGTGGCCCGCCTACGTGCGTCAGGCTGAGGGGCTGGATAGgcagtggggtggggctgggggctgcagggagAAAGGGTGATGCCTCAGGCAGGCTCTGCTTCCGGGATGCATTGGGGGCCTGCGACTGTCCGAGACCACTCCCAGGGCAGCTCACAGAGACCTGGCTGGGGCCCAGGCCAGGGGCTCCAGAAGCAGCAGGGGCTGTGCCCTCGGGCCCTGTGAAGGCAGGAGCGAGGGGCAGGGCTTGCATGGTGGAGAGTCTCTTGTCCTTGGCTgaaggcccagcctcctgccaggAGCCTGAAGTGCCAGGCTTGGCTGCTGTGGGGGTCCCAGGCCCCGAGAGTGGAACATTTGAGACAGTGGGACCCAGGGCTGGGCGGCCGTGTGGGGTGTGCGGTAGAGGGGGCTGGAGGATCACAGGCGAGGAGACCAGCAGGTGGGACGGGAGCACCACCGGGCCCCGGGCGGCCTCCCTGGCACGGGCCTCCTGAAGCCGCTTCTCCTGAAGCCGCTTCTCCTGAAGCAGCTCTGACACAGTCTTGGGCTTGGGCCGGGGGCCAGTCGGAGCCAGTGGGGACGCCTGGGGTAGGGTGCCCTCCACCTGGCTGGACGCCAGTCTTCGGCTCCCTTTGTGGCTGGCACTCTTTGAGGCTTCTTGAGCTGGCACATTTGGGAAGAGGTGGCCTGTGGGGAGGAAAGACCCATGCTTGATGAGCCCCAGGCATCTGGCCCAGGGACAGACCCTCGCTGCCATCCCCTCATCAGGAGGGATCCCATGAGGAGTCTAGGGTCTTGAGCCAAGAAGGGGTCAAGTGGCATGTCCTGGGTCTCCTGAGTCACAGTAGCTACCCCAGACCCCAACGCTCCGGTCAAAACCAGGGCAGTGGGCACTCTGGGAAGCCCAGCCAATTATGCTGGCTGAGACCAGCTGGGAGCCCAGGCCTTGTCTGATGCTGCTGGCGTTGGGCACGGGCGGACCCTCGCTCGAGACGACCCCTGCCTCCGGGCCCCAtgctgaggaagcctcagggcTGCAAGGGGGGCCCAAGGAGCTCCAAGCTGGCCCAGCCAGACTCTCATCCCTGTGTTGGGACTCGAGGGATCTCTGTCACCAGGGGCCACAGGCTGTGCTGCTTGGGGGCTGCAGGTGAAAGCCAGGGCCAGGTGAGACTTCTTCCCCACCAGGGCAGAGAAGCAGAGGGTTACCTGGGGTGCTCTGAGCACTTGAGGGCGCctggaaaaggagaggagagtcaGCAGCTCAGACGTCCTTCGCGGGCCTGGACCACCTCTCCTAGCATTTGGGCTGTCCCCTGCCACTCCCTGAAATGGGGACGAGGCCCCAAGGGCTGCTGCTGGCCTCCCACACTCCTCTGCAGGAACTCCGGGGCCACAGGAGCAGCCAAGCATGTGGCAACAGCAGGCAAAGGCCTGGCCTTGTGCACCCCCTCAGTGCAGCTCCTCCCAAGGGCGCCTTTGAGAGCTCTTCCGGGGGGTTGGGGACAGGGTGGGGTCCACAAGGAAAGGCAgggggctgggagctggaggcccaGGGGTATCCCACTGCTGTCCCTGCTCCTCCAGTGAGTGACACTGCTTTGCCACCCCACCCCCACGTGACGGGGCTCGGGGTGAGGCCTCGCTGAACTTGTGTGAGTTTGGTTTCTGGAGCAGAAAGGCAAGAACCAGGCACCCCCAGCAGACCGCCCATGTTCATGACCACCCAGCAGGGCCATGGGGGAACACAGCCACGTGGGCCCCAGTGTCAGCCCCGACCTGCACCTGCCTGACCTCCCCCGGCCTCTCAGGGCTGCGTCCCCTCAGGTGGGAAGTACAGATGCCTCCCCAAGGGGTTACGGCGGAGCAGGTGGGGCAGGCAGGGGTCACCCTCATTTCTCACCCCGAGCGTCTGCTACCTGCAGAAGATGCACTGGTGGGTCCCGAGCGCCAGCCTGGGGCAGCCTGGGCGGCAGGGCCTTCCTCTCTCGGACGACCTCCAAGCAGCCGGCAGTATCGATCTGGAACAGCTGAGGGACACGGGAGGCGGCCTAACCGCAGCTGCTTTCGGTAGCAGCTCAGAAGCTCCAGAGGCCTAGGCAGAGCCCGGGGCAGCCCTGAGGCTGTGCTAGCCTCCCGTCTGATGCAGACGCGAGGGAGGCAGTGAGGCTGTGGACATCCAGGAGGGCCTCCCATGAGCCCCAGGCCTGCTCTCCTTCCCTGGCATCTTCCACTCATACTGGGGCCCCGGGCACCCCCTTCCCCAGACACTGTTTAGTCGGGGACAGTGCACGCTGTAGCTGGCACCCCCTTCCACATTCACTTGCTAACAGTGTAAGGCATGGAAAGTACATTTTCAAGACTAGAAAACTTTAGATAACTAGACTTTAAGGAATGAATCTACTGCAGATTTCAAAACTTCACCAAGAACTTTTTACAAGGCCAAGGAAAACGAAGCTCTGCCCAGGTAGCTTACCTGGGTAAACAGGGTGAACACAGGGGTGCTGGCCAGGCGGGCCTGCTGCAGCTGCTCCCTGAGGCCATCCGCTGTGGGCACAGGGGGAGAAGTGGAAATGGTCCCGGCGCCCACGGGTACAGGGGGACAGGTAGAAAGCAGCTCCAGCTCCCACGGGCCTTTCGAGGAGGCTCTGGGAGCCCTCAAGACTGGGAGCCAGGCCAGCGTGGGAGGGAAGCCTTGGAACCAGCACCCCACAGCCACGGCTGGACAAGGGTGGGCCCTCTAAGCCCTGTCAccacacaaaacaatgttagcccAGCTGCCATGTGCTTGGCCCAGGAAGAGTGgtggggcaggaagggagggCTGGCTCTGACTGGGTGTTTTGAAAACCTTCAGGGATGGGAAGCTGACCAGAGGTGGGGCCCTCCCAAAAAGACTCCCCTGCCGAGGCCACTTCCCCAAGTGACCACCGTCTGCTAGGCTGGATGTACTCTTCACCCTCACCCCAGCCCCCAGAGGAGCCCTAGGCCATACCTTGAGTCTGCACTGCGGCGGGTCTCTGGGGCACCTGTGTGCAGGGCAGGACAACGTCCCCCACCCAAGGGGTCACAGCCAGCAGCAGCCTGCGGTTCAGGAGCCTCCGGTGTAGAGCGTGTCTCCAGCGCCGCTGCCCACTCTGGGTGGCTCTGTGCCGTAGCCACTGCATGTGGGACCGGGCCACGCTGTCACCAGAGCTGACCCCTGGGGACGAGGTGGGCAGGGGCAGTTGTCTCAGCTGCTCTTTCTGTAAAGAGAAGGCGGCACCTGGGGCCCCTGGCCAGGCTCGGCCCCTGGAGTGGACCCTGCCCGGTGGCCAGTGCTGCCCTCCACCCGTCAGGGCATGATTGGCAGGGAGAGGAATCACTCAGACCAGGGCGGGGTGCGTGGTGGTGTGGGTGCAGGTGTCTGCGGCAGGCCTCACCTGTGTGCGGCTCCGAGCAGCCGTGTTGGCCCTGAGCACCCTCAGCACGGTCTCCATAGGCACTGTCAGCCTCCCTCCCTGATAAGAAACTGGCCTGAGGCAGGGCACGTGGGGTGTGTGGGGCACATGGGGGCCTCCCCCTCACCGCCCACATGCAACCGCCTCTTCACGCAGGCTCCAAAGCGTGGCTGTGCACAGCTGCTCTGCCTCATGGGAACGTCCACCATGGGAAGTGTGGGGTCCCCAGGCAGGGCCTCCCCGCAAGGCCTGGCTCCTGGGACACTAACAGGGTCCCACGCCCCCCAGTCAGTTCCTCAGGCTGACAGCAGCAGCCCTTCCAGGTGACGCCCCGGCCTAGGGAGATGCTGGTTGTGTGGCAGCGAGTGCCATGCACTTGGCTCTGCCAGTAGCTTCAGTGTCCACTGTCCCCGCCAACAACTCCCAGGACAGACGAGCCTGTTCAACTCTGACTGCTCCCACAGGCACGGCCAGAGATGGGCCTGCACCTAGGGCCTGACATGGTGAAGACCAACCAAGACGGGCAGACGCACcatgagccaggctggtcctaaGTGGGTGGACAGGCCCTTCCCAGGGAGGGCCTCCAGGTGCACAGGCTcacggggagggaggaggggcttcTCCCGCTGCTGCCTCTGCCCTCCCCAACCCTGACTTGGGGGTGAAACGTTTCAGAGATGCCTCTAGGTCCAAGTGCCCATTCAGCCATATCCCTGAAACAATCAACGAACTGGGAAAAATGGAGGCTTCCCCAACAGTCCCCACCACGCGCAGCTCTCCAGAGCTCAGCCAGAAGCAGCGCGTTCTGATGCGCACGAACCCTGGGGCCCCTGCTGCTGCACCATCCCCGAGCGTCAGCCCCGGCGCGCAGTGACGAAAATTCATTCCCATGGCGCACCGGGGCCAGGGCCTACCTCGAGGGCCTGCTTCTCTGCGCCCACCGGCTGAGTGTCTGCCGAGTGGGAGGCCTGGGCAGCTCTCGGGACAGGGCTGTGGGCCCTGGCAGGGACCTGCGCTGCACTCGTCTCCTCTCCAGGAGCCGCGGCTGTGGTGGAAGCTTCCTTGCTGCCACCTTGGCTGG is a genomic window of Chlorocebus sabaeus isolate Y175 chromosome 12, mChlSab1.0.hap1, whole genome shotgun sequence containing:
- the SNAPC4 gene encoding snRNA-activating protein complex subunit 4, producing MDVDAEREKITQEIKELERILDPSSAGTHVEVSESSLESDSEAESLPSEDLDPADPLISEEERWGEASNDEDDPKDKTLPEDPETCLQLNMVYQEVIQEKLAEANLLLAQNREQQEELMRDLAGSKGTKVKDGRSLPPSTYMGHFMKPYFKDKVTGVGPPANEDTREKAAQGIKAFEELLVTKWKNWEKALLRKSVVSDRLQRLLQPKLLKLEYLHQKQSKVSNELEKQALEKQAREAKKEIQDINQLPEEALLGNRLDSHDWEKISNINFEGSRSAEEIRKFWQNSEHPSINKQEWSGEEVEQLQAIAAAHGHLEWQKIAEELGTSRSAFQCLQKFQQRNKALKRKEWTEEEDRMLTQLVQEMRVGSHIPYRRIVYYMEGRDSMQLIYRWTKSLDPGLKKGNWAPEEDAKLLQAVAKYGEQDWFKIREEVPGRSDAQCRDRYLRRLHFSLKKGRWNLKEEEQLIELIGKYGVGHWAKIASELPHRSGSQCLSKWKIMMGKKQGLRRRRRRARHSIRWSSSSSSSSSSGSGGSGRGSSSSSEEEEPEPEQAQTGEGDRALLSPQYVVPDMDLWVPARQSTSQPWRGGAGAWLGGHAASLSHPKGSSASQGGSKEASTTAAAPGEETSAAQVPARAHSPVPRAAQASHSADTQPVGAEKQALEGGRLTVPMETVLRVLRANTAARSRTQKEQLRQLPLPTSSPGVSSGDSVARSHMQWLRHRATQSGQRRWRHALHRRLLNRRLLLAVTPWVGDVVLPCTQVPQRPAAVQTQADGLREQLQQARLASTPVFTLFTQLFQIDTAGCLEVVRERKALPPRLPQAGARDPPVHLLQAPSSAQSTPGHLFPNVPAQEASKSASHKGSRRLASSQVEGTLPQASPLAPTGPRPKPKTVSELLQEKRLQEKRLQEARAREAARGPVVLPSHLLVSSPVILQPPLPHTPHGRPALGPTVSNVPLSGPGTPTAAKPGTSGSWQEAGPSAKDKRLSTMQALPLAPAFTGPEGTAPAASGAPGLGPSQVSVSCPGSGLGQSQAPNASRKQSLPEASPFLPAAPSPTPLPIQPLSLTHVGGPRVAASVPLPVTWVLTAQGLLPVPVPAVVGLSSPAGTPGPTGLVATLLPPLTEAQAAQGPGAPALSSSWQPPANVNSGPQPSCRTVPPAPATHAASQSPAEVDDSVAVVPGEAQVAREIPAPRTSSQADPHEAEPPLPRRLPPLGGVIPASEPGGTLGSPSETQEPKGLDLEKPSLPQPGPEKGALDLGLLSQEGEAATQQWLGGQRGVRVRLLGSRLPYQPPALCSLRALSSLLLHKKALEHKAASLVAGGEAERPTGALQASLGLVRGQLRDNPAYLLLRARFLATFTLPALLATLAPHGIRTTLSAASIAGSESDDEDLLSELELADRDGQPGCTAATCHIQGPPDSGRCSASSCLDAFNDLDVDDLDVLRTRHARHTRKRRRLV